A stretch of the Sulfurospirillum sp. UCH001 genome encodes the following:
- a CDS encoding penicillin-binding protein 1A produces MKYIMTILTMLGFAVLMAIIFLYAQIRFDAYKIIDYTPKLTTQIYDRNGELVANLFDDENRLYVDFKDIPARVIEALIATEDTSFFEHNGINIEAIFRALIKDIHAMKMVEGASTITQQLIKNTVLTRQKTLTRKLNEAILAYTVESSLTKEQILERYFNHVYFGHGYYGIKTAAQGYFNKTLDALTIKEIAMLVGLPKAPSSYDPTRHMDLSLSRANQVVNRLYTLGWISEAEYTKATLEHPMVYDETLTRNKAPYVVDEAIKSLGAEYEDIKKGGYKIYLSIDLKLQQLAHESLNVGYKGMVSRLGKDVNSSELNGAMVVMENGTGNVLALVGGVDYAKSSFNRATQSKRQPGSSFKPFLYQKALDWGYSPLSEIPDISRTYVNSETDETWTPKNYENDFEGLITLKEALVHSRNLATINLLSLLGLDTVYKELKKDGFKSLTMDLSIALGSFGVSPLEYSSFYSMFPNYGVRTDPLLVKKVINRQGVEKVYEAKTQTITSPKQSYLMIDMMKEVVKRGTGRNAQVPGIEIAGKTGTTNSSVDVWFCGFSPDIEVITWYGNDNNTPLKKGETGGRAAAPAFKHFMTKYVELHPETTREFKMPEGVNARKVDGTTEFFTDVSPFPKTNTKQLKEEGGLIF; encoded by the coding sequence GTGAAATATATTATGACTATTTTAACAATGCTCGGTTTTGCAGTATTGATGGCAATTATCTTTTTGTACGCGCAAATTCGTTTTGATGCTTATAAAATTATTGATTATACACCCAAATTAACTACACAAATTTACGATAGAAATGGTGAATTGGTTGCCAATCTTTTTGATGATGAAAACAGATTGTATGTTGATTTTAAAGATATTCCTGCGCGTGTTATCGAAGCATTAATCGCAACTGAAGATACTTCATTTTTCGAGCACAATGGAATTAACATTGAAGCTATTTTTAGAGCACTTATTAAAGATATTCATGCGATGAAAATGGTTGAAGGTGCAAGTACTATCACTCAACAGTTGATCAAAAATACCGTTTTAACGCGTCAAAAAACATTAACTCGTAAACTCAATGAAGCGATTTTAGCGTATACGGTAGAGTCATCTTTAACTAAAGAGCAGATTTTAGAGCGTTATTTCAACCATGTCTATTTTGGGCATGGGTATTATGGTATTAAAACTGCAGCACAAGGGTATTTCAACAAAACATTGGATGCGTTAACCATTAAAGAAATTGCAATGCTTGTAGGTCTTCCAAAAGCGCCAAGCTCGTATGACCCAACACGTCATATGGATCTTTCTTTAAGCAGAGCAAATCAAGTTGTCAATCGTCTTTATACACTGGGTTGGATAAGTGAAGCAGAATACACAAAAGCAACACTAGAACATCCTATGGTGTATGATGAGACACTAACACGCAATAAAGCACCGTATGTTGTGGATGAAGCCATTAAGAGCTTAGGGGCAGAATATGAAGACATCAAAAAAGGTGGATATAAAATTTATCTTAGTATCGACCTTAAGCTCCAACAGTTAGCGCATGAATCACTCAATGTCGGATATAAAGGTATGGTATCTCGTCTTGGAAAAGATGTCAATAGCAGTGAACTCAATGGTGCGATGGTCGTTATGGAGAATGGCACTGGCAATGTTTTAGCCCTTGTCGGCGGTGTGGATTATGCAAAAAGTAGTTTTAATAGAGCAACGCAAAGTAAACGCCAACCAGGTTCGAGTTTTAAACCTTTCTTGTATCAAAAAGCTTTAGATTGGGGGTATTCGCCACTCTCAGAAATTCCAGATATCTCACGAACATATGTCAATAGTGAAACGGATGAGACATGGACACCAAAAAACTATGAAAATGACTTTGAAGGTTTGATTACACTCAAAGAAGCACTAGTGCATTCACGTAACCTTGCCACCATCAACCTTTTATCACTCCTAGGGCTCGATACTGTCTATAAAGAGCTTAAAAAAGATGGATTTAAAAGTCTGACGATGGATCTTTCTATAGCGCTTGGAAGTTTTGGTGTTTCACCACTTGAGTACAGTAGCTTTTACTCTATGTTCCCAAATTATGGTGTAAGAACAGATCCTCTATTGGTAAAAAAAGTAATCAATCGCCAAGGTGTTGAAAAAGTGTATGAAGCAAAAACTCAAACCATTACTTCTCCAAAACAGAGTTATTTAATGATTGATATGATGAAAGAGGTTGTTAAGAGAGGAACAGGACGAAATGCTCAAGTTCCGGGCATTGAGATAGCTGGTAAAACAGGTACAACCAATAGCAGTGTGGATGTATGGTTCTGTGGTTTTTCTCCTGATATCGAAGTCATTACATGGTATGGAAATGACAACAATACACCACTCAAAAAAGGTGAAACAGGTGGACGTGCAGCGGCACCAGCCTTTAAACATTTTATGACAAAGTATGTAGAATTGCATCCAGAAACAACACGTGAATTTAAAATGCCAGAAGGTGTCAATGCGCGTAAAGTAGATGGCACAACAGAGTTCTTTACAGATGTCTCTCCATTTCCTAAAACCAATACAAAGCAACTCAAAGAAGAGGGTGGGTTGATATTCTAA
- a CDS encoding ATP-binding cassette domain-containing protein, producing MSFTCKQLLIKSKEKTLVDVAFSFEKSFALIGESGSGKSLTLKALLGMLPQELYSLLEYDASYALKRGQSIAFVPQNPFTALSPLTKIEKQFMASREQAQKYLRMVDLEIDFLDRFPSELSGGQLQRLIIAMALSIEPRLLLLDEPTTALDEESKTTVLDLINTLQKECGFDLLFVTHDIGTIEHLCEDVGIIKSGKIIEAGLTKTILNDPKEAYTKQLLESGFRQRSFRT from the coding sequence TTGAGTTTTACGTGTAAACAACTTCTGATTAAAAGTAAAGAGAAAACATTGGTTGATGTTGCTTTTTCTTTTGAGAAGTCGTTTGCGCTTATTGGTGAAAGTGGAAGTGGTAAAAGTTTAACACTGAAAGCATTGTTGGGAATGTTGCCTCAAGAACTCTATTCATTGTTAGAGTATGATGCTTCTTATGCTCTAAAACGAGGGCAAAGCATTGCATTTGTACCACAAAATCCGTTTACAGCACTCTCGCCACTTACTAAAATAGAAAAACAATTTATGGCGTCACGAGAGCAAGCACAAAAGTACTTGCGTATGGTGGACTTAGAGATTGATTTTTTAGACCGCTTTCCTTCTGAGCTAAGCGGTGGACAATTACAGCGTCTTATCATAGCGATGGCATTGTCGATTGAGCCACGTTTGTTGTTATTGGATGAGCCTACAACAGCGCTGGATGAAGAGAGTAAAACAACGGTACTGGATTTAATTAACACATTACAAAAAGAGTGTGGATTTGATCTTTTATTTGTAACACACGATATTGGAACCATCGAGCATTTATGCGAAGATGTAGGCATTATTAAAAGTGGTAAAATCATTGAAGCTGGTTTAACCAAAACAATTTTAAATGACCCAAAAGAAGCATATACAAAACAGCTTTTGGAGTCTGGATTTAGACAAAGGAGTTTTAGAACGTGA
- a CDS encoding pyridoxal phosphate-dependent aminotransferase family protein gives MYKNELQAITKSNRYRSRKLYSDDLADFSSNDYLGFAQNQALFERSVAQVSLYKTHAPKASILVNGYHPIHQEFEDFLIRHNGFEAALVCGSGFLANFSLIEALPRKKDLLILDEEYHASGMVASKTVDAEVLTFAHNDTNHLESLINTHKHNRIIIAVEGIYSMSGDLLNREIFDVADRYNALLIVDEAHSVGILGENLRGVFDLFGITPKDNHIKMGTLGKALGSYGAYILCSHHIAEFLQNRAKAIIYTTAPSLFDIALGYQGLLFILKYREKLKAEIKARQAIVQKSLGMNIEGLICSYPLKEDSNALSVQQHLIDEGFLVGAIRPPTVPKPILRLIPRLGESTEALETLCHLIQKENF, from the coding sequence ATGTATAAAAACGAACTTCAAGCCATCACAAAATCAAATCGTTACCGAAGCCGTAAGCTTTATAGTGATGATTTAGCGGATTTTAGCTCAAACGATTATCTAGGGTTTGCCCAAAATCAGGCTCTTTTTGAGCGCTCTGTTGCGCAAGTATCACTGTATAAAACCCATGCTCCTAAAGCGTCTATTTTAGTCAATGGTTATCATCCTATTCATCAAGAATTTGAAGATTTTCTAATCCGCCACAATGGCTTTGAAGCAGCCCTAGTGTGTGGTAGTGGCTTTTTAGCCAATTTTTCACTCATTGAAGCCTTGCCTCGAAAAAAAGACCTGCTCATTTTAGATGAAGAGTACCATGCTAGCGGTATGGTGGCTTCTAAAACGGTGGATGCTGAAGTGTTGACATTTGCACACAACGATACCAACCATTTAGAAAGCCTCATCAATACCCATAAACACAATCGTATCATTATTGCGGTTGAGGGCATTTACTCCATGAGTGGGGACCTTTTAAATAGAGAAATTTTTGATGTGGCTGATCGTTACAATGCTCTTTTGATTGTTGATGAAGCGCACAGTGTAGGTATTTTAGGAGAAAATCTCAGAGGCGTGTTTGATCTTTTTGGTATTACGCCTAAAGATAATCACATCAAAATGGGAACACTCGGTAAAGCATTAGGCAGTTATGGTGCGTATATTTTATGCTCTCATCACATTGCGGAGTTTTTACAAAATCGTGCAAAAGCGATTATTTATACCACAGCCCCTTCGCTCTTTGATATCGCTTTAGGCTATCAGGGATTACTCTTTATTTTAAAATATAGAGAAAAACTAAAAGCAGAGATCAAAGCACGACAAGCTATTGTACAAAAGAGCTTGGGAATGAACATTGAAGGGTTGATTTGTTCTTATCCTTTAAAAGAAGACTCTAATGCTTTGAGTGTTCAGCAGCACTTAATTGATGAGGGATTTTTAGTAGGGGCTATTCGTCCACCGACAGTTCCAAAGCCTATTTTGAGGCTTATCCCAAGGTTAGGTGAGAGCACAGAAGCGTTAGAAACATTATGCCATCTGATTCAAAAGGAGAACTTTTGA
- the maf gene encoding septum formation inhibitor Maf, which produces MQTIVLGSSSITRAELLTRFGVPFIQRDAGFDEESLRINDPAHFVYHATKGKMQSYLETYDLEMPVLCADTVVTANGEILRKAKDKEDAKRILKAQSGNTVSILTCMIYKSKTCELIDLSSTDYLFLPFDEQLLDAYLQSDEWRGKAGACMVEGFCKSYIKEVRGLESTAMGLSVEKLLPFLT; this is translated from the coding sequence ATGCAAACGATTGTTTTAGGTTCTTCTTCTATTACAAGAGCGGAACTTTTGACACGCTTTGGTGTTCCTTTTATTCAAAGAGATGCAGGATTTGATGAAGAGAGCCTTCGCATCAATGACCCAGCACATTTTGTCTATCATGCGACCAAGGGTAAGATGCAAAGTTACCTTGAAACCTATGATTTGGAAATGCCTGTTTTGTGCGCAGACACCGTAGTAACAGCTAACGGAGAGATTTTGCGTAAAGCCAAAGACAAAGAGGATGCAAAGCGCATTTTAAAAGCACAAAGTGGCAACACAGTGAGTATTCTGACATGTATGATTTACAAATCAAAAACCTGCGAGTTGATTGATCTTTCAAGTACGGATTATCTCTTCTTACCTTTTGATGAACAATTGCTTGATGCGTATTTACAAAGCGATGAGTGGCGAGGAAAAGCAGGAGCATGTATGGTAGAGGGATTTTGTAAATCTTATATCAAAGAAGTGCGTGGCTTAGAAAGTACTGCTATGGGGCTGAGTGTTGAGAAACTTCTACCTTTCTTAACGTAA
- the alaS gene encoding alanine--tRNA ligase codes for MDVRAEFLKFFEQKGHKIIESSPLVPDDATLLFTNAGMVPFKSVFTGEVPRPNPPRATTCQTCIRAGGKHNDLDNVGYTARHHTFFEMLGNFSFGDYFKEDAISHAWEFVTGVLKLPKEKLWVTVHESDDEAEAIWKKHIDASRIMRFGDKDNFWQMGDTGPCGPCSEIFIDQGAENFNTPEDYMGGDGDRFLEIWNLVFMQYERDKAGVLHKLPKPSIDTGMGLERVTAVKEGVFSNYDSSLFMPLLNKVAELCGKPYAYKTGASYRVIADHIRAVSFLVAQGTTFGRVGRGYVLRRILRRAVRHGYLLGLRAPFMYQLLDTLCELMGKQYPYLVAKKEVIAEQIKNEEESFFTTIASGLELFEKELPNTKEMFSGEVAFKLYDTYGFPLDLTADMLREKGLSVNEAEFESLMAEQKARSKASWKGSGDKATQGEFKPLLEKFGLNTFVGYTQKNATTKVLALLDENFKEVQSLEENGWVMFAQTPFYAMSGGQSGDEGVIEGYGKVLDTKKFFDLNLSLVELEKPLHVGDEVSLVVDLSRLEIEKHHSATHLLHSALRKVLGEHVSQAGSLVEKDRLRFDFSHPKALSNEEITKIEAFVNSVIASGVEGQTKLMNVDEAKNSGAMALFGEKYGSEVRVVSFGDASIELCGGTHVSNTANIGSFFILKESGVSAGVRRIEAICGSAALSYAQNLRAELEAIKESVKHKEPLIGINRLKEEIKTLKTEVESLNAHAGKSVESLNINGVEVIVDVLGAGDIKARIDDLKNEKNSVAVLLLQVKDDKVMIAAGVKNAGIKAGAWIKEIAPIVGGGGGGRDDFAQAGGKDASKIEEAKSAALAYAKSVL; via the coding sequence ATGGATGTTAGAGCCGAGTTTTTAAAGTTTTTTGAACAAAAAGGTCACAAGATTATCGAGAGTTCTCCGCTTGTGCCAGATGACGCGACGCTTCTGTTTACCAATGCAGGCATGGTTCCTTTTAAGAGTGTTTTTACAGGTGAAGTACCTCGTCCAAACCCTCCACGTGCGACAACGTGTCAAACATGTATCAGAGCAGGTGGTAAACACAATGACTTGGATAACGTAGGCTACACTGCACGTCATCATACTTTTTTTGAAATGCTTGGAAACTTCTCTTTTGGTGATTACTTCAAAGAAGATGCCATCTCACATGCATGGGAATTTGTTACAGGAGTGTTAAAGCTTCCGAAAGAAAAACTCTGGGTAACGGTTCATGAGAGCGATGATGAAGCAGAAGCGATTTGGAAAAAACATATCGATGCTAGTCGTATTATGCGTTTTGGCGATAAAGACAACTTCTGGCAAATGGGCGATACTGGTCCATGTGGTCCATGTAGTGAAATCTTCATCGATCAAGGGGCTGAGAATTTTAATACTCCAGAAGACTATATGGGCGGAGATGGCGATAGATTCTTAGAGATCTGGAATCTTGTTTTCATGCAATATGAAAGAGATAAAGCAGGCGTCTTACATAAACTTCCAAAACCTTCTATCGACACTGGTATGGGCTTAGAGCGTGTTACTGCTGTCAAAGAAGGTGTCTTTAGCAATTATGACTCATCATTATTTATGCCACTTCTTAACAAAGTAGCAGAGCTTTGCGGTAAGCCATATGCGTATAAAACAGGTGCAAGTTACCGTGTTATTGCAGACCACATCCGTGCGGTTTCTTTCCTTGTTGCACAAGGTACAACCTTTGGTCGTGTAGGACGTGGATATGTACTTAGACGTATTCTTCGCCGTGCTGTTCGCCATGGGTATCTTTTAGGGCTTCGTGCTCCATTTATGTATCAACTTCTTGATACCTTGTGTGAACTTATGGGCAAACAGTACCCTTACCTTGTTGCAAAAAAAGAGGTTATTGCTGAACAAATTAAAAATGAAGAAGAGAGTTTCTTTACAACCATTGCTTCAGGTTTAGAGTTGTTTGAAAAAGAGTTGCCAAATACCAAAGAGATGTTTAGTGGCGAAGTCGCATTTAAACTCTACGATACCTATGGTTTCCCTCTTGATTTGACCGCTGATATGCTTCGTGAAAAAGGTTTAAGTGTCAATGAAGCAGAGTTCGAGAGCTTGATGGCGGAGCAAAAAGCACGTTCAAAAGCTTCATGGAAAGGCAGTGGAGACAAAGCAACTCAAGGTGAGTTTAAACCACTTTTAGAGAAATTTGGTCTTAACACTTTTGTGGGTTACACTCAAAAAAATGCAACAACAAAAGTATTAGCACTTTTAGATGAGAATTTTAAAGAGGTTCAGAGCCTTGAAGAAAATGGTTGGGTGATGTTTGCACAAACACCATTCTATGCAATGAGTGGTGGTCAAAGTGGTGATGAAGGCGTTATCGAAGGTTACGGTAAAGTACTTGATACAAAGAAATTCTTCGACCTCAATCTTTCACTTGTAGAACTCGAGAAACCTTTACACGTGGGTGATGAGGTAAGTCTTGTTGTTGATCTCTCTCGCCTTGAAATCGAAAAACATCACAGTGCTACACACCTTCTTCACAGTGCACTTCGTAAAGTGCTCGGTGAACACGTTTCTCAAGCAGGTAGCTTAGTAGAAAAAGATAGACTTCGTTTTGACTTCTCGCATCCTAAAGCACTGAGCAATGAAGAAATTACAAAAATTGAAGCATTTGTGAACAGTGTCATTGCCAGTGGTGTTGAAGGTCAGACAAAACTTATGAATGTAGATGAGGCTAAAAACAGTGGCGCTATGGCACTGTTTGGTGAAAAATATGGCTCTGAAGTACGTGTTGTAAGCTTTGGCGATGCAAGCATTGAGCTATGTGGTGGAACACACGTCAGCAATACAGCCAACATCGGAAGCTTTTTTATCTTAAAAGAGAGCGGTGTGAGTGCAGGTGTTAGACGTATTGAGGCAATCTGTGGTAGTGCTGCACTTTCTTACGCTCAAAATTTAAGAGCTGAACTGGAAGCGATTAAAGAGAGTGTTAAACATAAAGAACCACTGATTGGTATCAACCGTTTAAAAGAAGAGATTAAAACGCTTAAAACTGAAGTTGAATCCTTGAACGCTCATGCTGGAAAATCTGTTGAGTCTTTAAACATTAACGGTGTTGAAGTCATTGTTGATGTACTAGGTGCTGGAGATATTAAAGCACGCATCGATGATCTTAAAAATGAGAAAAATTCTGTTGCAGTGTTGTTGCTTCAAGTCAAAGATGACAAAGTAATGATCGCAGCAGGTGTTAAAAATGCTGGCATTAAAGCAGGAGCATGGATCAAAGAGATCGCTCCAATCGTTGGTGGTGGCGGTGGTGGTCGTGATGACTTCGCACAAGCAGGAGGCAAAGATGCCTCTAAAATCGAAGAAGCAAAATCAGCGGCCCTTGCGTACGCTAAATCTGTTTTGTAA
- a CDS encoding exo-beta-1,3-glucanase yields MNHTFKMILFYSVMFISLGLFWFLMAKPSSDLITLEPNVKLQCLSYAPFGKDDSPMDIPKGFRPSREQMEKDLAKLSQITSCIRSYSSVGLEELPEIARKYGLKMWLGAWVSPDAKLTKKEIDTMIALAKENKDIIETVVVGNEALLRRDVSAAQLVGYIEEVKRALPDMVVTYADVWEFWNKHPEVAPSVDRVTIHILPYWEDKPISVDKALLHVKNIRDEMIKKIPDKEIVIGETGWPSEGRMREGSYPSAVNQAIFTRGFVKMAEEGGWKYNFIEAFDQPWKRMSEGAVGGFWGLFDADRADKHILHGFVSNFPNALWLFISSFALSLVGLIWLWGIPTCSCKKAPYWFAALFGGSVALTWQANAYWIVSRNNLEYAWAILCLSVAFVLWFKLVRFLITEELEMRGSMARFLDVITLSAPKTETFWEDVLHLLSVSVVLVMALSLAFDGRYLNFELGTLGIIATVYAVVYVSTERQELNGLMEKTSGLILFVSALAVLLHESARNDFALNWVIMVIVLGSTLWMSPSKLCGIFKTLLILVIVALAFVLLKEGVYVKESWVAVCAADPSLAICQFRTILGKVIYLNYVGLSGIVVAIFSVLSGSYILGMLAIIMGLFCLLTFNGFLGAIIAVLGWWTVGYRLSEKCSL; encoded by the coding sequence ATGAACCATACGTTTAAAATGATTCTTTTTTACAGTGTCATGTTTATCTCTTTAGGACTTTTTTGGTTTTTGATGGCAAAACCATCGAGTGATCTTATTACCCTAGAGCCAAACGTTAAATTGCAATGTCTCTCTTATGCACCATTTGGCAAAGATGATTCACCTATGGATATTCCAAAAGGCTTTCGTCCCTCACGTGAGCAGATGGAAAAAGACTTAGCAAAACTTTCTCAAATCACCAGTTGTATTCGCTCTTACTCTAGCGTAGGGCTGGAAGAACTACCAGAAATTGCTCGAAAATACGGGCTTAAAATGTGGCTAGGTGCTTGGGTTAGCCCTGATGCAAAGCTCACTAAAAAAGAGATCGATACGATGATCGCTTTAGCCAAAGAGAACAAAGACATCATCGAAACAGTGGTCGTTGGAAATGAAGCGTTGTTACGCCGTGATGTGAGTGCGGCGCAGTTGGTCGGTTACATCGAAGAGGTGAAACGTGCTCTGCCTGATATGGTTGTAACGTATGCCGATGTATGGGAGTTTTGGAACAAACACCCCGAGGTTGCGCCTTCTGTGGATCGTGTGACCATACATATCTTACCGTACTGGGAAGACAAACCTATCAGTGTGGATAAAGCGTTATTGCATGTTAAAAATATTCGCGATGAGATGATTAAAAAAATTCCCGATAAAGAGATCGTCATTGGGGAGACAGGATGGCCTAGTGAAGGGCGTATGAGAGAAGGCTCTTACCCAAGTGCAGTCAATCAAGCCATTTTCACACGTGGTTTCGTCAAAATGGCAGAAGAGGGCGGTTGGAAATACAACTTTATCGAAGCGTTTGACCAGCCGTGGAAACGCATGAGTGAAGGTGCAGTGGGTGGTTTCTGGGGATTATTTGATGCCGATAGAGCTGATAAACACATCTTACATGGTTTTGTCTCGAATTTCCCTAATGCGCTTTGGCTCTTCATCTCTAGTTTTGCACTGAGTCTTGTAGGACTTATTTGGCTGTGGGGTATTCCTACATGTTCATGTAAAAAAGCGCCATATTGGTTTGCTGCGCTCTTTGGTGGCTCTGTTGCGCTTACATGGCAAGCCAATGCTTACTGGATCGTTTCACGCAATAATCTTGAATACGCATGGGCGATTTTATGCCTTAGTGTGGCGTTTGTTTTATGGTTTAAACTTGTACGATTTCTCATCACAGAAGAGTTAGAGATGCGAGGTTCTATGGCACGGTTTTTGGATGTTATAACGCTAAGTGCACCAAAAACAGAGACATTTTGGGAAGATGTATTGCATCTGCTAAGTGTTAGTGTCGTGCTGGTTATGGCGCTTTCGTTAGCCTTTGATGGAAGGTATCTAAACTTTGAGCTAGGAACATTAGGTATTATTGCCACCGTTTATGCGGTTGTGTATGTTTCAACGGAGCGTCAAGAACTGAACGGACTAATGGAAAAAACGAGCGGTCTGATCTTATTTGTAAGCGCTTTAGCTGTTTTATTGCATGAAAGTGCTCGCAATGACTTTGCTCTAAATTGGGTCATTATGGTCATTGTTTTAGGCTCAACGTTGTGGATGTCTCCTTCCAAACTGTGTGGTATTTTTAAAACATTGCTTATTCTGGTTATTGTCGCATTGGCATTTGTACTACTCAAAGAGGGTGTGTATGTGAAAGAGTCATGGGTTGCGGTATGTGCAGCTGATCCATCGCTTGCGATTTGCCAGTTTAGAACAATTTTAGGAAAAGTGATTTATCTTAATTATGTAGGGCTTTCGGGCATTGTTGTTGCCATCTTTAGTGTTCTTTCTGGAAGCTATATTTTGGGTATGTTAGCCATCATTATGGGACTTTTCTGCCTTTTAACGTTCAATGGCTTTTTAGGTGCCATTATCGCCGTTCTTGGTTGGTGGACAGTTGGGTATCGTTTAAGTGAAAAGTGTTCGTTGTAA
- a CDS encoding DUF1566 domain-containing protein: protein MKVSLFFFLATLSLMAECSFKTAALIAKEDEVVDKKSGLIWRRCSLGQEWHKGKGCVGEIELIKRKEAEERANTLGKGWRIPSIDELLTLVDKRCQTPVINMALFGKLYDTGEGANYLSSSIHLEGDEVLPTLFYTINFIDGSVDAHTKEYRGAVRLVR, encoded by the coding sequence ATGAAAGTATCGCTCTTTTTCTTTTTAGCAACTTTGAGTTTAATGGCAGAGTGTTCATTTAAAACTGCCGCATTGATCGCAAAAGAAGACGAAGTAGTGGATAAAAAAAGTGGCTTAATCTGGCGTCGATGTTCTCTGGGGCAAGAGTGGCACAAAGGCAAAGGCTGTGTCGGTGAAATAGAACTGATAAAGCGTAAAGAGGCAGAAGAACGGGCAAACACACTAGGCAAAGGTTGGCGTATACCTAGCATTGATGAGCTTTTAACATTAGTTGATAAACGTTGTCAAACACCTGTTATCAATATGGCATTGTTTGGAAAGCTCTATGATACAGGAGAAGGTGCAAATTATCTAAGTTCTTCCATTCATCTTGAGGGTGATGAGGTATTACCCACACTTTTTTATACGATAAATTTTATAGATGGTAGTGTGGATGCACATACAAAAGAGTATAGAGGAGCAGTACGGTTGGTGCGTTAA
- a CDS encoding SDR family oxidoreductase, which yields MKTVLVTGVAHGIGKAIAAKLSEKYCVIGIDKELPEHIFCDTFYQCDLSNMQELQETIIQVKNRCESLYGLVNNAGIFIHKPLKNQSILEWEKIIAVNLTAPYVLAQALSPLLHHGHIINIASTRAYMSEAGTEPYSASKGGMVALTHALSISLSGSVSVNSISPGWINTDESYVATVEEKAWHASGRVGKPHDIAKVVEFLLEDENGFITGSDFVVDGGVSKKMVYP from the coding sequence ATGAAGACCGTTTTAGTAACAGGTGTGGCACATGGCATTGGTAAAGCGATTGCGGCGAAATTATCAGAGAAGTACTGTGTTATAGGTATTGATAAAGAGCTACCAGAACACATATTTTGTGATACGTTTTATCAATGCGATCTTAGTAATATGCAAGAATTGCAAGAAACCATTATTCAGGTTAAAAATAGATGCGAGAGCTTATATGGTCTTGTCAATAATGCAGGTATTTTTATCCATAAACCCTTGAAAAATCAGAGCATCCTAGAGTGGGAAAAGATCATCGCGGTGAATCTAACAGCTCCTTATGTTCTCGCCCAAGCATTGTCTCCACTTTTGCATCATGGACACATCATCAATATAGCTTCTACAAGGGCATATATGTCTGAAGCAGGAACTGAGCCTTACTCGGCATCAAAAGGGGGCATGGTGGCGCTGACTCATGCGCTCTCCATCTCTCTTTCAGGCTCGGTGAGTGTTAATTCCATCAGCCCTGGTTGGATCAATACCGATGAGAGTTATGTAGCAACGGTAGAAGAAAAGGCATGGCATGCCAGTGGAAGAGTTGGAAAACCTCATGATATTGCTAAGGTTGTGGAGTTTCTCTTAGAAGATGAAAATGGTTTTATTACAGGCAGTGATTTTGTTGTCGATGGCGGTGTGAGTAAAAAAATGGTTTATCCATGA